One stretch of Pieris brassicae chromosome 8, ilPieBrab1.1, whole genome shotgun sequence DNA includes these proteins:
- the LOC123713219 gene encoding uncharacterized protein LOC123713219: protein MEERKRKRNLYVTPTQKKKLIELLSKHPMLLSGKRTQNFTNMDAQRVWQSIAKECNSIPGSKKHWRQWKKSWQDMRSKYFKRNSVKINDGPSIKTLITKLEEECLSNSKNDEDFTETTEFVMLDENQEIFHDENLSHESISEPASPQEEKVFAIEPQPAETKSNHKSNYKNNEHDCEPTGCNINCDILLSNEKRKMKLKEDFINFKKDYFRQKLKLLKEQTEALKSIAKEICNK from the exons atggAGGAAAGGAAACGAAAGCGAAACTTGTATGTAACGCCTacacaaaagaaaaaattaattgaacttCTATCAAAACACCCAATGCTATTATCTGGAAAAAGAACACAGAACTTTACTAATATGGATGCTCAACGGGTATGGCAAAGTATAGCAAAAGAATGTAATTCTATACCTGGATCTAAAAAACATTGGCGTCAATGGAAAAAa TCATGGCAGGATATGagatcaaaatattttaaaaggaattcagtaaaaattaatgatGGACCATCTATAAAAACTTTGATTACTAAACTAGAGGAGGAATGCCTTTCAAATTCTAAGAATGATGAGGATTTTACAGAAACAACAGAATTTGTGATGTTAGATGAAAACCAAGAGATATTTCATGATGAGAATCTATCCCATGAATCCATCAGTGAACCGGCATCACCACAAGAAGAAAAAGTTTTTGCAATAGAACCACAACCCGCAGAAACAAAATCTAACCATAagagtaattataaaaataatgaacatGATTGTGAACCCACAGgttgtaatataaattgtgacatattattatcaaatgaAAAACGAAAAATGAAACtaaaagaagattttattaatttcaaaaaagattattttagaCAAAAGTTAAAGCTGTTAAAAGAACAAACAGAAGCTTTAAAAAGTATTGCTAAggaaatatgtaataaatga